Below is a genomic region from Burkholderiales bacterium.
GCGCCGACTTTTTCCGCGCCGGCGATGCGCTTTTCGAGCGAGACGCGAAACGTGATGCCGAGCCTGTTGGCGATGGTTTGCGCTTCGGTCATCATCGCCGCCGCCAGGCTGCGCGACAGCGGAAAGCGGCAGATTTGTTCCAATGTCGCATGCGTCAGCGCGCTGACCGGATTGAAGCTCAGATTGCCCCACAGCTTGAGCCAGATTTCCGAGCGGATGTCTTTCAGTACCGGCGACTTGAAGCCGGCGCGCGTGAACATGTCCGAAATCATTTTGACGCGCGGCGATTCCGCGCCGTCGAGTTCGCCGACCGGAAAACGATGACCTTCGATATGGCGCACGACACCGGGCGCGATCAGTTCCGCGGCCGGGTAAACGATACAGCCGATCAGCCGCTCTACTTCGATGCACTTCGACAGAATACCTTCGGGATCGACTGCGGCGATCGCCCTGCCCTCGAATTCGCCGCCATGCTTCTGGAAATACCACCACGGGATGCCGTTCTGCGTGGTGACGACGATGGTGTCGGGGCCGAACAGCGCGCGCAGTGCCTGCGCGATCGGCGCGACCTGATGCGCTTTCAGCGCGAGGATGATGACATCCTGGATGCCGGCGCTTTCCAGGGTCGCTGCGCGCACGTTTTGCGCGACGTGCTCGCTGCCATCCTCCAGGATCAGCTTCATGCCGTTATGCCGGATAGCCTCGAGGTTGGCGCCGCGCGCGATCAAAGTCACGTCTTCGCCTGCCAAGGCGAGTTTGATTCCCATGTAGCCGCCGATCGCGCCGGCGCCGACGATGCCTATCTTCATCCTGCCTCCGAAAAATCCGTCCACCATCGATAATACTTTGGCGCGGTTCCGGCTTCCACCCGTGCGTTCGTGCAGTCGATGCAAAAAAAATAGAATGAGAATAGAATGAGAATGGTTCGCATCACCTCTTCAACACGCACGCCGA
It encodes:
- a CDS encoding 2-dehydropantoate 2-reductase; translated protein: MKIGIVGAGAIGGYMGIKLALAGEDVTLIARGANLEAIRHNGMKLILEDGSEHVAQNVRAATLESAGIQDVIILALKAHQVAPIAQALRALFGPDTIVVTTQNGIPWWYFQKHGGEFEGRAIAAVDPEGILSKCIEVERLIGCIVYPAAELIAPGVVRHIEGHRFPVGELDGAESPRVKMISDMFTRAGFKSPVLKDIRSEIWLKLWGNLSFNPVSALTHATLEQICRFPLSRSLAAAMMTEAQTIANRLGITFRVSLEKRIAGAEKVGA